A DNA window from Fragaria vesca subsp. vesca linkage group LG3, FraVesHawaii_1.0, whole genome shotgun sequence contains the following coding sequences:
- the LOC101306414 gene encoding uncharacterized protein LOC101306414 — MQADQENIADGLSNIPVKRKRGRPRKYPRLDSQVNAAPVPRYQNLNLRENAAVPPPGFVRSNGNQAQQAAPTNGTSTTDNLVGMAVSGVVEASFDAGYLLRVRVGNTGTTLRGIVFKPGHYAPVVPENDVAPDVEMIRRHEVPIPVENHSAVHVHKPHSRDVSRPVNHVASEGRQMTPVAAQTVNQVMSRGNLMPVVLEPCKASNGVALTSESSPVAPQAATIATSKGKEVVSAAPSNGCSIPNDQASLVQNQMLGSQPHTSNQVMHDVKMNENGPIDPLSVEELPKPEAKQMRLPENVPSESAESHLEASNLTTQPLAVEPLQSVEPEYHPTSTSQPMEDVRNDKMSELLQVLQESMKERVKDQTDKLFGDGQNEDSSTPSQAS; from the exons ATGCAAGCAGATCAAGAAAACATTGCTGATGGCTTATCAAACATCCCTGTGAAGCGTAAACGTGGACGCCCACGGAAATATCCAAGACTTGATTCTCAAGTGAATGCTGCTCCTGTGCCCAGGTATCAGAACCTAAACTTGCGGGAGAATGCTGCTGTTCCCCCTCCTGGATTCGTAAGGAGCAATGGAAACCAGGCCCAACAAGCAGCACCAACTAATGGTACAAGTACAACTGATAACTTGGTGGGAATGGCGGTTTCTGGTGTTGTTGAAGCATCATTTGACGCCGGCTACCTTCTCAGAGTTAGGGTTGGTAATACTGGCACCACTTTGAGGGGTATTGTCTTCAAGCCTGGACATTATGCTCCTGTTGTACCAGAAAATGATGTGGCTCCAGATGTTGAAATGATCCGACGGCATGAAGTTCCCATCCCAGTTGAGAACCATTCTGCTGTTCATGTCCATAAACCCCATTCTAGAGATGTTTCCCGCCCTGTTAATCATGTAGCTTCAGAAGGCCGACAGATGACTCCAGTGGCTGCACAAACTGTTAATCAAGTAATGTCCAGAGGCAACTTGATGCCTGTTGTGCTAGAACCTTGCAAGGCATCAAATGGGGTGGCACTCACCAGTGAATCGAGTCCTGTTGCACCCCAGGCTGCAACCATAGCAACCTCTAAAGGGAAAGAGGTTGTATCAGCTGCTCCATCAAATGGGTGTTCAATTCCCAACGACCAGGCGTCATTAGTTCAAAATCAAATGCTTGGATCCCAACCTCACACTAGCAATCAGGTAATGCATGATGTTAAAATGAATGAGAATGGTCCTATTGATCCACTCTCTGTAGAGGAGTTGCCTAAGCCAGAAGCCAAGCAAATGAGATTACCTGAGAATGTCCCCTCAGAATCAGCTGAGAGTCACCTAGAGGCTAGTAACTTAACTACTCAACCCTTAGCCGTTGAGCCCCTCCAGTCAGTAGAGCCTGAATACCATCCCACATCTACTTCCCAACCAATGGAGGATGTCAGAAATGACAAAATGTCCGAGCTATTGCAG GTTTTGCAGGAAAGCATGAAGGAGAGGGTGAAGGACCAAACTGACAAACTGTTTGGAGATGGACAGAATGAGGATTCAAGCACACCTTCACAGGCATCTTGA